In Pocillopora verrucosa isolate sample1 chromosome 13, ASM3666991v2, whole genome shotgun sequence, one genomic interval encodes:
- the LOC131770838 gene encoding probable glycoprotein hormone G-protein coupled receptor has translation MLVVILTVLTLVQFGEGKKCPAECTCFTVARKMEVTCFKMRSFPSMDSFPENTSTLNIYDSSFSNIPEGELNKLKNLSFIRLNNNMITHIQDGAFDGLRDLFEINLDHNKLETFPIFKTRSPLKRLYLNHNNIKALSEVSLNNLPELTRLRLDETSITEIPAFIFSNNKKLENLTIQNSPLKIIDDDAFKGSNLQELFLQGTKITSLPATGLDQLKKLHLENVEDFWSIPAGLKSITEVYLSKYNSFLCCAFDLGTYQRNVGRQISDEWWTSSPKHFTSAAYKSTATEPTTNTDESSTLTSVASGSFRSTTYTPTHSPSQHRNSSTTPFDPWGRRKRRDWGGWETQAPTANHTNGSYTSQITTSGSSGGGLVPPHDGFLPVTASLRPTLHHENTTNRSVITEPPLSTVTCLPERDAYHPCEDIMGAKWLTVVSFMVGSVALIANLVVVVVMLSSDRRLNVHRFLMCNMAFADFCLGLYIFLLVCVSLNTSGDYYNYVRTWQYGAGCHIAGFLAVFSTELSVYTLTVITIERFFAIVYAMEVNTRLSLRKAVKVMIAGWVLALLLAIFPLAGVNSYSSVAICLPFDSHTKGDLAYVGIVLVLNFGTFLVIAGLYAKMFQVVVGPGPVDGAPQRNDAKVAKRMALLVFTDFVCWTPIALLGLIAAFGSPLIGVEDSKFLLVFFFPLNSLCNPFLYAFFTKAFKREFFALLSRFGFCHTRALHYKGTLSSLIYSRSRTKRSTIAEDDTRSKRISQVSAISGTEIKTGIVFFNGNCNVYQNGHPQDSSPECIPMKGVHNQGFGDVSPENPGNDDVFFNPMAGATPTADTSPRSPSQRSPADLESPDWSNRSTPQISRAPSVGSFHAVEGQLTEKRIKKQSVSFKDIPKIDLQSSTETL, from the exons ATGCTTGTTGTAATTTTGACCGTTTTGACTCTGGTTCAGTTTGGAGAAGGGAAAAAATGTCCTGCCGAATGCACATGCTTTACGGTGGCGCGCAAAATGGAAGTAACATGCTTCAAGATGAGGTCTTTCCCATCCATGGACAGTTTCCCGGAAAATACAAGTACACT gaATATATATGACTCCTCGTTCTCAAACATACCCGAAGGCGAGCTGAATAAATTGAAGAACCTATCATTCAT ACGCTTGAACAACAACATGATTACTCACATACAAGATGGAGCCTTTGATGGCCTTAGAGATCTTTTCGAAAT AAACCTGGATCACAACAAACTGGAGACCTTTCCTATTTTCAAAACCAGGTCACCGTTGAAGAGGCT ttaTCTCAACCACAATAACATCAAAGCATTGTCGGAAGTGTCTCTAAACAATCTACCGGAGCTGACCCGATT AAGATTAGACGAGACAAGCATCACAGAGATACCTGCGTTTATATTCAGTAACAACAAAAAGCTAGAAAATTT GACTATACAGAACTCacctttgaaaataattgacGACGATGCATTTAAAGGTTCAAACCTCCAAGAACT GTTCTTACAAGGTACAAAAATCACATCGCTACCTGCAACAGGACTTgatcaattaaagaaattacacCTGGAGAATGTTGAAGATTTCTGGTCGATTCCAGCCGGTCTGAAAAGCATCACAGAGGTGTATTTGAGTAAATACAACTCTTTTTTGTGTTGTGCCTTCGATCTGGGTACATACCAGCGTAATGTGGGACGACAAATTAGCGATGAGTGGTGGACCTCCTCACCTAAACATTTTACATCAGCTGCTTACAAAAGCACAGCGACGGAACCCACGACAAATACTGATGAATCCTCTACGTTAACGTCTGTTGCGTCAGGATCTTTTAGATCTACAACATACACGCCAACTCACAGCCCGAGCCAACACCGAAATTCGTCGACCACTCCTTTTGACCCATGGGGAAGAAGAAAACGTCGTGACTGGGGAGGATGGGAGACACAAGCCCCCACGGCTAACCATACAAATGGTAGTTATACCTCACAGATAACTACGTCTGGTTCCAGCGGCGGGGGTTTGGTTCCTCCCCACGATGGTTTTCTACCCGTAACAGCTTCTCTTCGTCCCACACTCCATCATGAAAACACTACAAACAGAAGTGTAATAACAGAACCACCCCTTTCAACTGTGACTTGCTTGCCCGAAAGAGACGCATACCACCCATGTGAGGATATAATGGGAGCAAAATGGCTTACTGTGGTGTCTTTCATGGTAGGAAGTGTGGCACTAATTGCAAATCTTGTCGTCGTCGTTGTCATGCTCTCAAGTGATCGTCGTTTGAACGTTCACCGTTTTCTAATGTGCAACATGGCCTTTGCGGACTTTTGTTTGGGCCTCTACATCTTTCTGCTCGTGTGCGTGTCGCTGAACACTTCAGGTGATTATTACAACTATGTCAGGACCTGGCAGTACGGCGCTGGCTGTCACATCGCGGGCTTCCTTGCTGTGTTCTCCACAGAGCTGTCGGTGTACACTCTAACAGTCATCACCATCGAACGATTTTTTGCCATCGTGTACGCCATGGAAGTGAATACTCGACTTTCACTCCGCAAAGCAGTTAAAGTTATGATTGCAGGATGGGTTCTTGCTCTTCTCCTCGCCATTTTCCCTCTTGCTGGTGTAAACAGCTATAGTAGTGTGGCAATTTGCCTACCCTTTGACTCCCACACGAAAGGAGACTTGGCCTACGTGGGTATCGTATTAGTACTAAATTTTGGGACTTTCTTGGTCATCGCGGGATTGTACGCGAAAATGTTTCAAGTCGTGGTAGGACCCGGTCCAGTTGATGGGGCCCCACAGAGGAATGATGCAAAAGTTGCCAAGCGGATGGCTTTGCTTGTTTTTACCGACTTTGTTTGCTGGACCCCCATTGCATTGCTGGGCCTTATAGCAGCTTTTGGCTCACCTCTTATCGGAGTGGAGGATTCAAAGTTTCTCCTCGTGTTCTTCTTTCCACTCAATAGCCTATGCAATCCATTTTTGTACGCTTTTTTCACGAAAGCGTTCAAGCGCGAGTTCTTTGCCCTTCTGAGTCGCTTTGGGTTCTGCCACACGCGGGCTTTACATTACAAAGGGACGCTGTCGTCGCTTATCTACTCCCGGTCACGCACCAAGCGCTCCACAATAGCTGAAGATGACACGAGATCGAAGCGAATCTCACAAGTATCCGCTATTTCAGGTACTGAGATCAAAACaggaattgttttctttaacgGCAACTGCAATGTTTACCAAAATGGCCATCCTCAAGATAGCTCACCGGAGTGCATTCCCATGAAAGGTGTTCACAACCAGGGCTTCGGCGATGTATCACCAGAGAACCCCGGCAACGATGACGTTTTTTTCAATCCTATGGCTGGAGCAACACCGACGGCTGACACGTCTCCGAGATCTCCTTCGCAGAGATCGCCCGCCGATTTGGAATCTCCTGATTGGTCAAATCGTAGCACGCCCCAAATTTCTCGAGCTCCAAGTGTCGGTAGCTTTCATGCAGTCGAGGGACAGCTGACGGAGAAGAGAATCAAAAAACAGTCCGTTTCGTTCAAGGATATCCCGAAAATAGACCTTCAAAGCTCAACTGAAACACTGTAA